One part of the Parasphingorhabdus sp. SCSIO 66989 genome encodes these proteins:
- a CDS encoding Eco57I restriction-modification methylase domain-containing protein, with protein sequence MERAAPADESKLEILRQWAATIEDGSINDLKETALHGSFKQRIVCDVLGYTDFNESGEWSVDVETNIGAGSVDLALGHFTAEAKDIIAPFELKGAKTKNLDAIMPGRAKSPVDQAWEYASNNVGSKWVLVSNYLEIRLYSYADGRQFHETFDLAKLHQPQEYKRFMLLLSADSLLSGGSAQLLEESRAEDRDITNALYSDYKELRANLIGAVQQAKPDIDPLEAISVGQTILDRVLFIAFAEDNGLLPDNSLLKAFAHNDPYNPRPVWENFRGLFAAIDQGSEQLNIPRYNGGLFVRDPVIRSLAIPDHICEGFKRLAEYDFASEVPVTILGRIFEQSISDIETLQKQARGEAVAEKKSKGTSGRQKRDGVVYTPDYIARFIVEQTLGTHCREIFDGILAEYAAKGAGADDEEIKWKRKGAEKEAWAAYRERLTSLRIVDPACGSGVFLVIAFDWMKAELERVNERLASLDGAHAGDLFDPDSEILTNNLFGVDVNHESVEIAKLSLWIKTARRGKVLDSLDGNLRVGDSLIEDSSYAYREEGFVWKEAFPDVFAQGGFDIVLGNPPYVRQELLKALKPYLKSRFAVYHGVADLYAYFFERGLRLLKPGGRLGYISSATFFKTAYGKPLREFLRTQATLETIVDFGDNQIFEGVTTYPAILTMRAGAPEPDHHLQFWNIEALPKGSFDDGYRAAKAPYPQSTLPGASWQLEAPELRALRTKIVQGRKTLKEVYGSPLYGIKTGRNEAFVIDRATRDRLVAEDPKSAEVLKPWLEGKDIKRWRAESRDLWLILFERGWTNETFGTADEDLQWERLQAHYPAIAAWLEPHAQACRKRTDKGEFWWELRACSYYQQIEAPKIIYGEFSSTNLFHASAETYFNNKCYFIASDSSALLAYLNSRVFWTFALSQGVAVRGGFVQMHSQFMEQTPLPLTTAEAETALGKLAEAAQNAAEERYRLEQSITRRIPDLADDPAAAKLSTRLKQWWLLPDFAAFQKEVKKTLKADIPLKERSEWEDWISQTRSEITALTAEITRLEAEINTQVYALFDLTQDEIALLEANI encoded by the coding sequence GTGGAAAGAGCCGCACCCGCCGATGAGAGCAAGCTGGAAATCCTGCGACAATGGGCCGCGACAATCGAAGATGGCTCGATCAATGACCTGAAGGAAACCGCGCTGCATGGCAGCTTCAAACAGCGCATAGTCTGTGATGTGCTGGGCTATACCGATTTCAATGAAAGCGGCGAATGGAGCGTGGACGTTGAGACCAATATCGGCGCTGGCTCGGTTGATCTTGCGCTCGGCCATTTCACCGCCGAGGCCAAGGATATCATTGCCCCGTTTGAGCTGAAAGGCGCCAAGACCAAAAACCTCGACGCGATCATGCCGGGCCGGGCGAAAAGTCCCGTCGATCAGGCATGGGAATATGCCAGCAACAATGTCGGCAGCAAATGGGTACTGGTGTCCAACTATCTGGAAATCAGGCTCTACAGCTATGCCGATGGCAGACAGTTTCACGAAACATTCGATCTGGCCAAACTGCACCAGCCACAGGAGTATAAGCGCTTCATGCTGCTGCTCTCCGCGGACAGCTTGTTGTCCGGCGGCAGCGCGCAATTGCTCGAAGAAAGCCGCGCCGAAGACCGCGACATCACCAATGCGCTCTATTCCGATTATAAAGAACTGCGCGCCAATCTGATCGGTGCGGTGCAACAGGCCAAGCCGGACATTGACCCGCTCGAAGCGATCAGCGTCGGCCAAACCATATTGGACCGGGTGCTGTTTATCGCCTTTGCAGAAGATAACGGCCTGCTGCCCGATAACAGCCTATTAAAGGCGTTTGCGCATAATGACCCCTATAATCCGCGCCCTGTCTGGGAGAATTTCAGGGGGTTGTTTGCCGCCATTGACCAGGGGTCAGAGCAGCTCAACATTCCGCGCTATAATGGCGGCCTGTTTGTCCGCGATCCGGTGATCCGCTCGCTCGCAATACCCGATCATATCTGCGAGGGGTTCAAGCGGCTGGCGGAATATGACTTTGCCAGCGAAGTACCGGTCACCATCCTCGGCAGGATTTTCGAACAATCGATTTCCGATATTGAGACACTGCAGAAACAGGCGCGCGGTGAAGCGGTTGCGGAGAAAAAGAGCAAAGGCACCAGCGGCCGGCAAAAGCGCGATGGCGTCGTCTATACTCCGGATTATATCGCGCGGTTCATTGTCGAACAGACATTGGGCACCCATTGCCGCGAGATATTTGACGGCATTCTGGCCGAATATGCCGCCAAGGGCGCGGGGGCCGATGATGAAGAGATCAAGTGGAAGCGCAAGGGTGCAGAGAAAGAAGCATGGGCCGCCTATCGTGAGCGGCTGACATCTTTGCGCATTGTTGACCCGGCCTGCGGCTCTGGCGTGTTTCTGGTGATTGCTTTTGACTGGATGAAGGCCGAGCTGGAACGGGTGAATGAGCGTTTGGCCAGTCTGGATGGCGCCCATGCCGGTGATCTGTTTGATCCGGACAGTGAAATTCTCACCAACAATCTGTTTGGCGTCGATGTGAACCATGAAAGTGTCGAGATTGCCAAGCTGAGCCTGTGGATCAAAACCGCGCGGCGCGGCAAGGTGCTGGACAGTCTGGACGGCAATCTGCGCGTCGGCGACAGCCTGATCGAAGACAGCTCCTATGCCTATCGTGAAGAGGGCTTTGTCTGGAAGGAAGCCTTTCCGGATGTTTTTGCCCAAGGCGGCTTTGATATTGTCCTCGGCAATCCGCCCTATGTGCGCCAGGAATTGCTCAAAGCGCTAAAACCCTATCTAAAAAGCCGCTTTGCCGTCTATCATGGGGTGGCAGACCTTTACGCCTATTTCTTTGAGCGCGGCCTGCGCCTGCTGAAACCGGGTGGGCGGCTCGGCTATATCAGCTCTGCGACTTTCTTTAAGACAGCTTACGGCAAACCGTTGCGCGAATTTTTGCGCACACAGGCGACGTTGGAGACCATTGTTGATTTTGGCGACAATCAGATATTTGAAGGGGTGACGACGTATCCGGCAATCCTGACCATGCGCGCGGGCGCGCCGGAGCCGGATCACCACCTACAATTCTGGAACATAGAGGCTTTACCCAAGGGCAGTTTTGATGACGGCTATAGAGCCGCCAAAGCACCCTATCCGCAAAGCACATTGCCGGGTGCGTCATGGCAATTGGAAGCGCCGGAATTGCGCGCGCTCAGGACCAAGATTGTTCAAGGCCGCAAAACGCTGAAAGAGGTTTATGGATCGCCGCTTTATGGCATTAAGACCGGGCGTAATGAGGCGTTTGTAATCGACCGCGCAACGCGTGACAGGCTGGTTGCTGAAGACCCGAAATCGGCAGAGGTTTTGAAGCCATGGCTTGAAGGCAAAGACATTAAGAGATGGCGTGCAGAAAGTCGCGATTTATGGCTAATCCTTTTTGAACGCGGCTGGACAAATGAGACTTTCGGTACTGCGGATGAGGATCTGCAATGGGAGCGATTGCAAGCGCATTACCCAGCCATTGCAGCTTGGCTGGAACCTCATGCCCAAGCCTGCCGGAAACGTACCGACAAAGGGGAGTTCTGGTGGGAGCTAAGAGCCTGTTCCTATTATCAGCAGATTGAAGCCCCAAAGATCATTTATGGAGAGTTTTCATCTACTAATCTTTTCCATGCCTCAGCAGAAACATACTTCAATAACAAATGCTATTTCATAGCCTCTGACAGCTCTGCCTTACTTGCATACTTAAACTCTCGAGTATTCTGGACCTTCGCCCTATCGCAAGGCGTTGCAGTCCGAGGTGGGTTTGTTCAGATGCACTCCCAGTTTATGGAACAGACTCCATTACCCCTCACTACCGCTGAAGCCGAAACCGCCCTCGGCAAACTCGCAGAAGCCGCGCAAAATGCCGCCGAAGAGCGCTACCGGCTCGAACAATCCATCACCCGGCGTATCCCCGATCTTGCTGATGATCCCGCCGCTGCCAAGCTCTCCACCAGGCTGAAACAATGGTGGCTGTTGCCCGACTTTGCCGCTTTCCAGAAAGAGGTGAAGAAAACACTGAAAGCCGACATTCCGCTGAAAGAGCGCAGCGAATGGGAGGACTGGATTAGTCAGACCCGATCCGAAATCACCGCCCTCACCGCAGAAATCACGCGGCTGGAAGCGGAAATCAACACACAGGTCTACGCCCTGTTCGACCTGACACAAGATGAAATTGCCCTGTTGGAGGCCAATATCTAG
- the recF gene encoding DNA replication/repair protein RecF (All proteins in this family for which functions are known are DNA-binding proteins that assist the filamentation of RecA onto DNA for the initiation of recombination or recombinational repair.) — MSISSLTLTDFRNHKESRLDDLAKMVVLTGENGAGKTNILEALSLFAPGRGLRAAPPAQMVRQDGAGGFAIAARLNDATGQTSLGTGVKPNQPSRRLVRINGQSASHGDFLNVLAISWLTPAQDRLFVDTVGTRRRYFDRMVAAVRPAHAHHCQQYESAMRERNRLLAAEEPTDPLWLDALETRMASHAEAIIAARAAMIDQLDGFLDASETGIFAKPALALARNLDASDDLITAWKSGRNRDQAAGRTLAGPHGDDLVVTMRQTGAAASQCSTGEQKAMLIALMLTHSDLVAETRANVPAIVLLDEIAAHIDARRRTALYEQLAARPAQIWMTGTDRELFSAITRDCRFFRVTDGAVEGE; from the coding sequence ATGAGCATTTCCAGCCTGACGCTGACCGATTTTCGTAATCACAAAGAGAGCCGCCTCGACGACCTGGCGAAGATGGTTGTGCTCACCGGGGAGAATGGCGCGGGCAAGACCAATATATTGGAAGCCCTGTCGTTATTTGCACCGGGTCGGGGTTTGCGCGCTGCGCCGCCGGCGCAGATGGTGCGCCAGGATGGAGCGGGTGGCTTTGCCATTGCCGCACGGTTAAACGATGCGACCGGCCAGACCAGCCTGGGCACCGGGGTAAAGCCTAACCAGCCTTCGCGACGCCTCGTCCGGATCAATGGCCAGTCGGCCAGCCATGGCGATTTCCTCAATGTGCTCGCGATCAGCTGGCTCACCCCGGCGCAGGACCGGCTGTTCGTCGATACCGTAGGTACTCGCCGCCGCTATTTTGACCGTATGGTCGCGGCGGTGCGGCCTGCCCATGCGCATCATTGCCAACAATATGAAAGCGCGATGCGGGAGCGCAATCGGCTTTTGGCGGCCGAAGAGCCGACGGATCCGCTTTGGCTCGATGCGCTGGAAACCCGCATGGCGAGCCATGCCGAAGCGATTATCGCGGCGCGCGCGGCGATGATTGACCAGTTAGACGGCTTTCTCGATGCCTCGGAAACCGGCATCTTCGCCAAGCCTGCACTGGCACTGGCACGCAATCTGGATGCGTCAGATGACCTAATCACCGCATGGAAGTCAGGCCGCAATCGCGATCAGGCTGCTGGGCGCACTTTGGCCGGGCCGCATGGTGATGATCTGGTGGTCACCATGCGCCAGACCGGTGCTGCGGCCAGCCAATGCTCCACCGGGGAGCAAAAGGCGATGCTGATCGCGCTGATGCTAACCCATAGCGATCTGGTCGCCGAAACTCGAGCCAATGTGCCCGCTATTGTCTTGCTAGACGAGATTGCTGCGCATATTGATGCCCGCCGCCGGACCGCGCTCTATGAGCAGCTCGCCGCGCGGCCGGCGCAGATCTGGATGACCGGCACCGACCGTGAGCTGTTCAGCGCCATCACCCGCGATTGCCGCTTCTTCCGTGTCACGGACGGCGCAGTTGAGGGCGAATAA
- a CDS encoding glutaminase, whose amino-acid sequence MLATIEQTVQPHIGSGKVADYIPALAAVDPNQFGMAVALKDGSVHCLGDAAKPFSIQSISKVFTLSMTLRLMGAELWKRVGREPSGSGFNSIVQLEYECGIPRNPLINAGAIVVTDHLVNDGDCDTMIDQLVARLRHLAQDEAIAIDDEVARSEAAAGARNRALANFMASYGNMTNPVEDTLSAYFRHCAIAMSCRQLARAALYLAFDGCDPVTGEQIITSSNCRRINAVMMTCGHYDNSGDFAFRIGLPGKSGVGGGILVIAPTFGAIAVWSPGLNDAGTSTVGSIALESLVEQTGWSVFV is encoded by the coding sequence ATTCTCGCCACGATTGAACAGACGGTTCAGCCGCATATCGGTAGCGGTAAGGTGGCGGATTATATCCCGGCGCTGGCGGCGGTTGATCCTAATCAGTTTGGCATGGCCGTCGCGCTCAAGGATGGCAGCGTGCATTGTCTCGGCGATGCGGCCAAGCCTTTCTCGATCCAGAGCATTTCGAAGGTGTTCACCCTGTCGATGACCCTGCGGCTCATGGGCGCGGAGCTGTGGAAGCGGGTCGGGCGGGAACCTTCGGGCAGTGGCTTTAACTCTATCGTCCAGCTCGAATATGAATGCGGCATTCCGCGCAATCCGCTGATCAATGCCGGAGCGATTGTGGTGACTGACCATCTGGTGAACGATGGCGATTGCGACACCATGATCGACCAGCTTGTCGCGCGGCTGCGGCATCTGGCGCAGGATGAGGCGATAGCGATTGATGATGAGGTTGCCCGGTCAGAGGCGGCAGCAGGCGCACGCAACCGAGCGCTGGCCAATTTTATGGCGTCCTATGGCAATATGACCAATCCGGTGGAAGACACGCTTTCCGCCTATTTCCGCCATTGCGCTATAGCGATGTCGTGTCGCCAATTGGCACGCGCCGCGCTCTATCTCGCTTTTGATGGCTGTGATCCGGTGACCGGCGAGCAGATTATCACCTCGTCCAACTGTCGCCGCATCAATGCGGTGATGATGACCTGCGGCCATTATGACAATAGTGGTGATTTTGCCTTTCGTATCGGCCTGCCGGGCAAAAGTGGCGTCGGCGGCGGCATATTGGTGATTGCTCCGACCTTTGGTGCGATTGCGGTATGGTCGCCGGGACTGAATGACGCTGGAACCTCAACCGTCGGCAGCATCGCACTGGAATCGCTGGTGGAGCAGACAGGCTGGTCGGTGTTTGTGTGA
- a CDS encoding bile acid:sodium symporter family protein, whose amino-acid sequence MNWAALIPDRFVMVLFGTIIFASFVPLRGQAAEIGSTVSAAAIFLLFLLHGLRLPRAEVVQAIRDWRLQAIIALFVFAFMPLVGLSASWTMQGQLPAGLVTGLIFVGLLPSTVQSAISYSSLAGGNIAASVVASALLNLAAIIITPLLVILTIGLGSGDSGAANGGALVGKIMLILLLPFCLGQLLQGWFGAWAKERKTLLGFMDKSAIATAVYVAFSSAVAGGLWQTVSATELALLCGVVMVMLLLAFGGSWLLGGALKLARKDRISMMFSGSHKSIATGAPMAALIFAGPEAGMVILPALIYHQIQLIISAPLANRLQRPVLRSAT is encoded by the coding sequence ATGAACTGGGCCGCGCTTATTCCTGACCGCTTTGTGATGGTGCTTTTCGGCACGATCATCTTTGCCAGCTTTGTGCCACTAAGGGGGCAAGCGGCGGAGATTGGCAGCACCGTCTCAGCAGCGGCGATCTTTCTGCTGTTCCTGCTGCATGGCCTGCGGTTACCGCGCGCAGAAGTGGTGCAGGCGATCCGCGATTGGCGGCTGCAAGCCATTATCGCATTGTTTGTCTTTGCGTTTATGCCTTTGGTTGGGCTCAGCGCTTCGTGGACTATGCAGGGACAATTGCCCGCCGGACTGGTTACCGGTCTGATCTTTGTCGGCCTGCTGCCCAGCACAGTGCAATCGGCGATCAGCTATTCCTCGCTTGCCGGCGGCAATATCGCCGCCTCGGTTGTCGCTTCGGCATTGCTTAATCTGGCGGCGATCATCATCACGCCGCTGCTGGTGATCTTGACCATAGGCCTTGGCAGTGGTGACAGCGGCGCAGCAAATGGTGGCGCGCTGGTCGGCAAGATCATGCTGATCCTGTTGCTGCCCTTTTGCCTCGGCCAGCTATTGCAGGGCTGGTTCGGTGCATGGGCGAAAGAGCGCAAGACGCTGCTCGGCTTTATGGACAAGAGCGCGATCGCCACTGCGGTTTATGTCGCCTTTAGTAGCGCCGTCGCGGGTGGGTTGTGGCAGACTGTCAGTGCCACGGAACTGGCGCTGTTGTGCGGCGTGGTCATGGTGATGTTGCTATTGGCCTTTGGCGGCAGTTGGCTGCTCGGCGGCGCGCTGAAATTGGCGCGCAAGGACCGCATATCGATGATGTTCTCCGGATCGCACAAAAGCATCGCCACCGGCGCGCCGATGGCGGCATTGATCTTTGCCGGACCCGAAGCCGGTATGGTGATCCTGCCAGCGTTGATCTATCATCAGATACAGCTGATTATCTCGGCACCATTGGCAAACCGGCTGCAACGGCCGGTTTTGCGGAGTGCGACATAA
- a CDS encoding ABC transporter ATP-binding protein, producing MARSSDQTSHAAEIVLEARNVTLTLGAADAPVEILKGIDLSITKGESVAILGPSGSGKSSMMALLTGLEKPTSGEIIVSGTPIANMDEDGLARARRGTIGIILQAFHLLPTMTAMENVMVPLELDSGDDIRDRAQDALEKVGLGHRLGHYPAQLSGGEQQRVAIARAIVGQPDILFADEPTGNLDGETGSEIIDILFERHRHSAATLVIITHDRGLAERCGRIITMGDGRIVEDTGIREGMTEAVAGQDAA from the coding sequence ATGGCCCGATCTTCCGACCAGACTTCTCATGCTGCCGAAATAGTGCTCGAGGCGCGCAATGTCACGCTGACTTTGGGCGCGGCCGATGCGCCGGTGGAGATATTGAAGGGCATTGACCTTAGTATCACCAAGGGCGAGAGCGTTGCTATTCTCGGGCCATCGGGTTCGGGCAAATCCTCGATGATGGCGCTGCTGACCGGCCTGGAAAAGCCGACATCGGGCGAGATTATCGTCAGCGGCACACCGATTGCCAATATGGATGAGGACGGTCTGGCGCGGGCGCGGCGCGGGACCATCGGGATCATATTGCAGGCGTTCCACCTTTTACCGACCATGACTGCGATGGAAAATGTCATGGTGCCGTTGGAGCTGGACTCCGGCGATGATATTCGCGACCGGGCGCAGGATGCGCTGGAGAAGGTCGGGCTGGGCCATCGCCTCGGCCATTATCCGGCGCAGCTTTCCGGCGGCGAGCAACAGCGTGTGGCGATTGCCCGCGCGATTGTCGGTCAGCCGGATATTCTTTTCGCCGATGAGCCGACGGGCAATCTCGATGGCGAGACCGGCAGCGAGATTATCGACATATTGTTCGAGCGCCACCGCCATAGCGCCGCGACCCTGGTGATCATCACCCATGACCGCGGTCTTGCTGAGCGCTGCGGGCGGATTATCACCATGGGCGATGGCCGCATTGTCGAGGATACCGGCATCCGTGAGGGCATGACCGAAGCTGTGGCGGGGCAGGACGCAGCATGA
- a CDS encoding arylesterase encodes MKSSTLKPYSVPLLLCQLSLLLLSACGPSASTNDSANRPGASAEDASTSGKPLTGPQSPEAADTLILALGDSLYAGYNLDRGEGFPEELQNALVADGMNVFVVNAGVSGDTSAAGRQRLDYALEGLPRNPDLVVLGLGGNDMLRGIEPEQTRANLDAMLKTLSDRKIKVVLTGMLAAPNLGPEYADAFNPIFPDLAKQYDAALYPFFLDGVVTDSELMLEDGIHPNAEGVDLVVEKIAPVVTGALAE; translated from the coding sequence ATGAAAAGTAGCACTTTGAAACCATATAGCGTTCCTCTGCTGCTATGCCAGCTATCGCTGCTATTGCTCTCGGCCTGTGGTCCATCTGCTTCGACAAATGACAGCGCCAACCGCCCCGGCGCGTCAGCAGAAGACGCCAGCACCAGCGGCAAACCGCTCACCGGCCCGCAATCGCCCGAAGCCGCAGATACGCTGATCCTCGCATTGGGCGACAGCCTTTATGCCGGTTACAACCTTGATCGCGGCGAAGGGTTCCCCGAGGAATTGCAAAATGCGCTGGTCGCCGATGGCATGAATGTGTTTGTCGTCAATGCCGGCGTCTCGGGCGACACCAGCGCCGCCGGGCGGCAGCGGCTCGACTATGCGCTGGAAGGCCTGCCGCGCAATCCCGATCTGGTGGTGCTGGGCCTTGGCGGCAATGACATGCTACGCGGCATAGAGCCTGAACAAACCCGCGCCAATCTCGACGCGATGCTGAAAACGCTGAGCGACCGCAAGATCAAGGTGGTGCTGACCGGCATGCTCGCCGCCCCCAATCTCGGGCCGGAATATGCCGATGCGTTCAACCCGATCTTCCCCGACCTCGCCAAACAATATGATGCGGCGCTGTATCCCTTCTTTCTCGACGGCGTGGTGACCGATTCTGAGCTCATGCTGGAAGATGGTATCCATCCCAATGCGGAAGGCGTTGATCTGGTGGTCGAGAAGATCGCGCCGGTTGTGACGGGGGCGTTGGCGGAGTGA
- a CDS encoding ABC transporter permease, which produces MSWSQIWAIARRDLNGRFRGLRLLFICLFLGVATLATIGSLTSSITSEISERGQEILGGDIEIALSQREATEEERAAFAEVGTVSETNRMRAMARRVANGPDPSRVLVELKGVDAVYPHYGDLTFAGGGRLDTPLDAQSVVVAPALLERLQMKVGDTVQFGTAQFTITAEILEEPDRIGEGFTLGPVALVSLEGLERTGLVQPGSLYETKYRIKTSAGANPAELADSLQERFPTAGWEVKDREEGAPGTTRFIERLGQFLGLVGLTALIVAGIGVGNGVSSYLSGKRSSIATFKVLGAETSDIARIYLLQLAAVAALAIVTGLILGAMMPPLIIAALGDVLPVQPGISIHPIPLLAAALYGILIAIIFALPPLAQARYVPAAGLFRDMVERNARIDRLTLILVSIAFGAIVTLAMVTAREPWFSAGFLGASLGVLFLLALLGGAIRWTASRLPRPRQPLVRLAVAGLHRPGAQTGALVVALGLGLTLFVILAAIQTSLTGEITRSVPERAPSLFAIDIPVDQEKQLRASIAEIDPDAEVATVPTMRGSITGYGDTRVADLEELPEGAWMLRGDRALTYAATVPEGSELVEGQWWPLLYNGPPQVSIDAEMAQVLDLEIGDTLTVSFLGREITATITSLRQINWQSLGFNYLMVFSPNTLRDAPHNLAASVSLSDAGNVEQEQQASNAILGAFPSATVVAVSEIIGEVRTLLNQMATAITAAAAITILSGLAVLIGAIAASRQARTYDSVILKTLGATRRQILLVQAMEYGLLALLLALVALALGYAASWYVMTQIFQFGFAPDWTIVLLTLGGGALLTLVVGLVGALPVLSAKPAQALRHL; this is translated from the coding sequence ATGAGCTGGAGCCAGATCTGGGCGATTGCCCGGCGAGACCTCAATGGCCGTTTTCGCGGGCTGCGGCTGTTGTTTATCTGCCTGTTTCTCGGCGTCGCGACGCTGGCGACGATTGGCAGCCTGACCAGTTCGATCACCAGCGAGATTAGCGAGCGCGGGCAGGAGATATTGGGCGGCGATATCGAGATCGCTCTGTCACAGCGCGAAGCGACCGAGGAAGAACGCGCCGCCTTTGCCGAAGTCGGCACGGTATCAGAGACTAACCGCATGCGCGCCATGGCGCGGCGGGTTGCCAATGGCCCCGATCCGTCGCGGGTGCTGGTTGAGCTGAAAGGTGTTGATGCCGTTTATCCGCATTATGGTGATCTGACCTTTGCCGGTGGCGGCAGGCTGGATACGCCGCTGGATGCGCAGTCGGTTGTGGTTGCCCCAGCACTGTTAGAGCGGCTGCAAATGAAGGTCGGTGACACGGTGCAATTCGGCACGGCGCAATTCACCATTACCGCCGAGATTCTCGAAGAGCCCGATCGGATCGGTGAGGGCTTCACCCTGGGGCCGGTGGCTTTGGTCTCGCTCGAAGGCCTGGAGCGCACCGGGCTGGTCCAGCCCGGTAGCTTGTATGAGACCAAATACCGCATCAAAACTTCGGCAGGCGCCAATCCTGCAGAACTGGCAGACAGCCTGCAGGAGCGTTTCCCGACCGCCGGCTGGGAAGTCAAAGACCGCGAAGAGGGCGCGCCGGGCACGACCCGCTTTATTGAGCGGCTGGGCCAGTTTCTTGGATTGGTCGGCCTGACTGCACTGATTGTTGCCGGGATTGGGGTTGGCAATGGCGTCTCCTCCTATCTTTCGGGCAAGCGCAGCAGCATCGCGACCTTTAAGGTCCTGGGCGCTGAGACCAGTGACATTGCCCGCATCTACCTGCTGCAACTGGCGGCGGTGGCGGCGCTGGCGATTGTTACCGGGCTGATATTGGGCGCGATGATGCCACCGCTGATTATCGCAGCTTTGGGCGATGTGCTGCCGGTGCAGCCGGGGATCAGCATCCATCCGATCCCGCTGCTCGCCGCCGCGCTTTACGGTATATTGATCGCGATTATCTTCGCACTGCCGCCCCTGGCACAGGCGCGCTATGTCCCTGCTGCCGGGCTGTTCCGCGATATGGTGGAGCGTAATGCGCGGATTGATCGGTTGACGCTGATCCTTGTCTCGATTGCGTTCGGCGCGATTGTCACCCTGGCGATGGTCACGGCGCGCGAGCCATGGTTCTCGGCGGGTTTCCTTGGCGCTTCGCTTGGCGTCTTGTTCCTGCTGGCGCTGCTCGGCGGAGCGATCCGCTGGACAGCCTCGCGCCTGCCGCGCCCGCGCCAACCTCTGGTGCGGCTGGCGGTTGCCGGGCTTCACCGCCCCGGCGCCCAGACCGGTGCGCTGGTTGTAGCTTTGGGACTGGGGCTTACACTGTTCGTCATTCTCGCGGCGATCCAGACCAGCCTGACCGGCGAGATTACCCGCTCGGTACCTGAACGCGCACCCAGCCTGTTCGCTATCGACATACCGGTGGATCAGGAGAAGCAGCTGCGCGCCAGCATTGCCGAGATCGACCCGGATGCGGAAGTCGCCACCGTACCGACCATGCGTGGCTCGATCACCGGCTATGGTGATACCCGCGTCGCCGATCTGGAGGAATTGCCCGAAGGCGCATGGATGCTGCGCGGCGACCGGGCGCTGACTTACGCGGCCACTGTTCCCGAAGGCAGCGAGCTGGTGGAAGGACAATGGTGGCCGCTGCTCTATAATGGCCCGCCCCAGGTCTCGATTGACGCCGAGATGGCGCAGGTGCTTGACCTTGAGATTGGCGATACGCTGACGGTCAGCTTTTTGGGGCGCGAGATTACCGCGACGATAACATCGCTGCGTCAGATTAACTGGCAGAGTCTCGGGTTCAACTATCTGATGGTGTTTTCACCCAACACGCTGCGCGATGCGCCGCATAATCTGGCCGCCAGTGTCAGCCTGTCCGATGCCGGGAATGTCGAGCAGGAGCAGCAGGCCTCCAATGCGATTCTGGGCGCGTTTCCTTCGGCGACGGTTGTAGCGGTGAGCGAGATTATCGGCGAGGTGCGGACCTTGCTTAACCAGATGGCGACCGCGATTACGGCAGCGGCAGCGATCACCATTTTGTCTGGTCTGGCCGTGCTGATCGGCGCGATAGCCGCATCACGGCAGGCGCGCACCTATGACAGCGTTATCCTCAAAACGCTGGGCGCGACGCGGCGGCAGATATTGCTGGTGCAGGCGATGGAATATGGCCTGTTGGCACTGCTGTTGGCGCTGGTCGCGCTGGCGCTGGGCTATGCCGCTTCATGGTATGTGATGACGCAGATTTTCCAGTTCGGGTTTGCGCCTGACTGGACGATTGTGCTGCTGACATTGGGCGGCGGTGCATTGCTGACGTTGGTGGTCGGCTTGGTCGGCGCGCTGCCTGTGCTATCGGCCAAACCTGCGCAAGCATTGCGGCATTTGTAA